One segment of Vibrio gazogenes DNA contains the following:
- a CDS encoding HupE/UreJ family protein, which translates to MKIKNLLLGLLVLFSPLAFAHSGHGGDHGFESGILHPLTGVDHLSVMISVGVLAALFGGRSRWQMPLSFIALMIVGGILGVSGLVIPSVELYIALSVVVMGILLWRSVQVSHLWVTVLVMAFAVFHGMAHGAEMPFNSHALAYFSGFVLSTFLLHMTGIVIGSAVLRFSASGRLVKMLGVIVAMLGGSFLLS; encoded by the coding sequence ATGAAAATAAAGAATTTACTCCTCGGGTTACTGGTTTTGTTTTCTCCACTGGCATTCGCACACTCCGGTCATGGGGGAGATCATGGTTTTGAAAGTGGCATCTTGCATCCACTGACTGGTGTCGATCATCTTAGTGTGATGATCAGTGTTGGTGTCTTGGCGGCTTTATTTGGGGGAAGAAGTCGCTGGCAGATGCCGCTTTCTTTCATCGCATTGATGATTGTGGGTGGTATTTTAGGGGTATCCGGTTTAGTGATCCCGAGCGTAGAACTGTATATCGCACTCAGTGTCGTCGTGATGGGTATTTTGCTCTGGCGTAGTGTGCAGGTTTCTCATTTGTGGGTAACGGTTCTAGTCATGGCATTTGCAGTATTTCATGGGATGGCACACGGTGCAGAGATGCCGTTCAATAGCCATGCATTGGCTTATTTCAGTGGCTTTGTGCTCTCCACGTTTTTGTTACATATGACGGGCATTGTCATTGGCAGCGCTGTGTTGCGTTTTTCAGCCAGCGGCCGCTTGGTCAAAATGCTCGGCGTTATTGTTGCTATGCTGGGCGGTTCGTTTCTACTCTCTTGA
- the fdhD gene encoding formate dehydrogenase accessory sulfurtransferase FdhD, giving the protein MNESFTVQNIDSVSHKKIVRYRQEHQCHLVDDTLIQEVPVALEYNGVAYTVMMCTPRDLAMFAVGFSLTEGIIDHDRDIHDINIQMSPDGITLSIDIANRCISRLQEKRRTMAGMTGCGLCGTDQLAHVCRVQTPLESHTTFHLQKLDDALNRLQQSQQLNQLTGSCHAAAYMNTHGELEAVFEDVGRHIALDKLIGWVTKHHKRKGVVLVTSRASFEMVQKAAAGGVEILCAISAATDMAVDLAERLNVTLCGYCRPGQANIYTHAERILGLNQ; this is encoded by the coding sequence ATGAATGAATCTTTCACGGTACAGAACATTGATTCTGTCAGTCATAAAAAAATTGTTCGCTATCGGCAGGAGCATCAGTGTCATCTGGTTGACGATACGCTGATTCAGGAAGTGCCTGTTGCTTTGGAATATAACGGGGTGGCTTATACCGTCATGATGTGTACCCCCAGAGATTTAGCTATGTTTGCTGTCGGTTTTTCACTGACGGAAGGCATCATTGATCATGATCGTGATATTCATGATATCAACATTCAGATGAGCCCTGATGGCATCACGCTCTCGATCGATATTGCCAATCGCTGTATCAGCCGTCTTCAGGAAAAACGGCGGACAATGGCGGGCATGACCGGATGTGGTCTCTGTGGTACGGACCAATTGGCTCATGTTTGTCGTGTACAAACACCACTGGAAAGCCATACAACATTTCATTTGCAGAAATTGGATGATGCTTTAAATCGTTTGCAGCAGAGCCAGCAACTGAATCAACTGACCGGCTCTTGTCATGCTGCGGCATATATGAATACACACGGTGAGTTGGAAGCAGTATTTGAAGATGTCGGACGGCATATTGCGCTCGATAAATTAATCGGTTGGGTCACCAAGCATCATAAACGGAAAGGGGTGGTATTGGTCACGAGCCGAGCCAGCTTTGAAATGGTGCAAAAAGCCGCAGCCGGTGGGGTTGAAATTTTATGTGCTATCTCAGCCGCGACTGATATGGCGGTTGATTTAGCGGAACGTCTCAATGTCACGTTGTGTGGTTACTGTCGGCCGGGACAAGCCAATATTTATACGCACGCAGAAAGGATTCTCGGGTTGAATCAATAG
- a CDS encoding sigma 54-interacting transcriptional regulator, with protein sequence MNRIAQELMNFSKAMLSIHDMSDLLKFLNDEECSFLQVERINIILHRDVSDELLLYYVDSDQQVQHETFHPQEIGLYHQSYDDGVYELDRDGFAYYYPHFADHPAYRDIGHYCKMPLNTVSQQLGVIEFINPKLSHMADGEKQFRMVSSILVSFIAHVVEHELASNVAQQLSHERDNYHILVDVTNAVISQNSKETLLNSLLRCLKQHFAMHHLALIEPYQGHYIQYTSDLNQGNIHHHCHFFSDDSAFHNTKDPYSPVFIQGDDLRPLFFQKNAIEFAEDIEQLIVIPMVFRTNRVGYIAYMLHKNDQNVALDLDLLQQIAARVAMAMHSLSVHETHTKVLPKSEYISIESKDEKQRIFDDIISQSEAMNRVLDQVAMVADCDSTVLILGETGTGKELVARAIHKMSRRSQKRMVKMNCAAVPEGLFESELFGHERGAFTGAVHQRVGRFEQAHQGTLFLDEIGDMPLALQPKLLRVLQENEIERVGKNQLIQVDVRIVVATNADLLSMVQEKTFRNDLYYRLNIFPIEIPPLRQRPEDIPLLVKHFTRVIAKQMGKDITAITNETMRALTAFAWPGNVRQLRNFIERSVILTRGDVLNVPLDELVKLGLEVPKAESQQQEHAADAQREKTDTIEINRDTVIQALKESNGIVAGARGAAAKLGLKRTTLLSRMQRMGISSKDYLPETESTSS encoded by the coding sequence ATGAATAGAATTGCTCAAGAGTTGATGAATTTTTCAAAAGCCATGCTATCGATTCACGATATGTCTGACTTATTGAAATTTCTAAATGATGAGGAATGTTCGTTTCTGCAAGTCGAGCGGATCAACATTATCCTGCATCGGGACGTTTCTGATGAATTGCTTCTTTACTATGTTGATAGCGATCAGCAAGTTCAGCATGAGACATTTCATCCTCAAGAGATAGGTTTATATCATCAGTCTTATGATGATGGCGTCTACGAACTCGATCGTGACGGCTTTGCTTATTACTATCCTCATTTTGCTGATCATCCGGCTTACCGGGACATTGGTCATTATTGCAAAATGCCGCTGAACACAGTCAGTCAGCAACTGGGAGTGATTGAGTTTATCAACCCTAAGCTCAGTCATATGGCGGATGGTGAAAAGCAGTTTCGCATGGTCAGTAGTATTCTCGTCTCTTTCATTGCGCATGTTGTCGAGCATGAATTAGCGTCAAATGTGGCTCAGCAACTGAGCCATGAGCGAGATAACTATCATATTCTGGTGGACGTGACGAATGCGGTTATCAGCCAAAATAGTAAAGAAACATTACTCAATTCTTTGCTCCGTTGTCTGAAGCAACATTTTGCGATGCATCATTTAGCACTGATTGAACCTTATCAAGGGCATTATATACAGTACACCAGTGATCTGAATCAGGGCAATATTCATCATCATTGCCATTTTTTTAGTGATGACAGTGCGTTTCACAACACGAAAGATCCTTATTCGCCCGTATTCATTCAGGGCGATGATTTAAGGCCATTATTCTTTCAGAAGAATGCAATTGAGTTTGCAGAAGATATCGAACAGCTGATCGTGATTCCCATGGTATTCCGGACCAATCGCGTCGGATACATTGCCTATATGCTGCATAAGAACGATCAAAATGTGGCGCTCGATCTTGACTTGCTTCAGCAAATTGCGGCGCGGGTTGCGATGGCGATGCATAGTTTAAGTGTGCATGAAACGCACACGAAAGTGCTGCCGAAAAGTGAATACATTTCGATTGAGTCAAAAGATGAGAAGCAGCGTATTTTTGACGATATTATCAGCCAGAGTGAGGCGATGAACCGAGTGCTTGATCAGGTTGCGATGGTCGCTGATTGTGATAGTACAGTTTTGATTCTGGGTGAAACCGGAACCGGTAAAGAACTGGTTGCCCGGGCGATTCATAAGATGAGTCGGCGTAGCCAAAAACGGATGGTGAAAATGAACTGTGCCGCCGTGCCGGAGGGGTTATTTGAGAGTGAGCTTTTCGGGCATGAACGTGGTGCATTTACCGGAGCCGTCCATCAGCGGGTTGGGCGTTTTGAGCAGGCCCATCAAGGGACGCTGTTTTTAGACGAAATCGGTGATATGCCGTTGGCGTTGCAACCGAAGTTGTTGCGGGTATTGCAGGAAAATGAAATTGAACGGGTCGGGAAAAACCAGTTGATTCAGGTTGATGTGCGGATTGTGGTTGCAACCAATGCTGATTTACTCTCCATGGTTCAGGAAAAAACGTTTCGCAATGACCTGTATTACCGATTGAATATTTTTCCGATAGAAATCCCGCCGCTCCGTCAGCGGCCGGAAGATATCCCCTTATTGGTGAAGCATTTTACACGGGTGATTGCCAAGCAAATGGGGAAAGATATTACTGCGATTACCAATGAAACGATGCGTGCACTGACCGCGTTTGCCTGGCCGGGTAATGTCAGGCAGTTACGTAACTTTATTGAGCGATCCGTGATTTTAACGCGTGGCGATGTGCTGAATGTTCCATTGGATGAATTAGTGAAATTAGGTCTGGAAGTCCCGAAAGCTGAATCGCAGCAACAGGAGCATGCCGCAGACGCTCAGCGAGAGAAAACCGATACGATTGAAATAAATCGTGATACGGTGATTCAGGCGCTTAAAGAAAGTAATGGCATTGTCGCTGGCGCCCGTGGTGCGGCTGCAAAGCTTGGTTTAAAAAGAACCACATTACTATCACGAATGCAACGGATGGGGATTAGCAGCAAGGACTATTTGCCTGAGACTGAATCAACCTCGTCATGA